The following proteins are encoded in a genomic region of Glycine max cultivar Williams 82 chromosome 18, Glycine_max_v4.0, whole genome shotgun sequence:
- the LOC100527244 gene encoding alpha-amylase inhibitor/lipid transfer/seed storage family protein precursor, with translation MEQKKFVALLMVVVVMASSMWKGSKGLSLCNMDEDGLEACKPSVTQPNPVDPSPDCCKALDGADLKCLCSYKNSSELPLLGIDLTLAASLPAKCNLTPPDNC, from the coding sequence ATGGAACAAAAGAAGTTTGTGGCACTAttaatggtggtggtggtgatggctTCTTCTATGTGGAAAGGATCCAAAGGTCTTAGTCTCTGTAACATGGATGAAGATGGATTGGAGGCTTGCAAGCCCTCAGTGACTCAGCCAAACCCAGTTGATCCATCCCCTGATTGCTGCAAGGCTCTGGATGGTGCTGACTTGAAGTGCCTTTGCTCTTACAAGAACTCATCAGAGTTGCCTCTTCTAGGAATTGATCTAACTCTTGCTGCTTCACTTCCTGCAAAGTGCAATCTCACTCCTCCAGATAATTGCTAG